The Comamonas sp. lk genome contains the following window.
CTGGGTGTGAGCAAGCGCTTGGAATGCGTGAAGGTGTTGGCCCAACGCAGCCCGGAGTCTGGATCACCGCCGGCGAAACCATGCACCGGATGCTTTCGCGGTGCGGTGGCCGCACGCATGCGCATCATCTCGAACAAGGGAAGCGTACGGGTGACCGCTTGATGGAGGTTGCGGTTAGAGAGGTTCACGAGATGCGCTCCAGTGGAGGTAAACAGTAGCTGCCGCTCAGGAAAGCCGGCTGTGGGTGATACAGCCGCAGGATGAGATAGAAGCCGCCGCTTGGCGCAGGCAGCCAGTTTTCCGCGGGGCCGGATGGCTGCTGGTGCGCTATATGCAGGGTCAGGCTGCCGTCATCGTTACGTACCAAGGGGCTGCGGTTGCCCAAGGCATGGCGGCGCAGGGCGTTGGGTGCGAGATAACGGTCTTCGCCATAGAGGGTGATGGACCAGAATGCATCTGCGGGAATTCGGCCGCCATCATCGAAATGCAAGCGGTACACATGCTCTCCGGTCAAGAGTTCTCCCCGGTCGTCGTAATCGGTCACAGCGTAGATGGCTTCATCTGCCGCCAGCGCTCCCAGCCCTTTCCATGCGGTGGAGGCTCGAAGCATCAAATCGTCTCCGTAGCGCCCCAAGCGCGTGGAGTAGCGCCATGGTGCTTTTGAGGCTGCACGACCGGCACCATCGATCATCTGCATCGCTGCCCGATACGCGGCGCGCAGCCCTTCCATGGTTGCAGGCCTTAGCTCACCCAAAGCTCCGTCAGGAGAAAGCCTCAGGTTCGCGTTGCGTAGCAGCTCGAACACTCCGCGTTGAGAAGCTGGAGGCGCAAAATCATCGAGCGCACGCGCAAGATTGCAGAGAAAGTCGAGTACCGGTTCGCCACCAGACTGCCAAAGGGCCACGCTGGGTGGCGCAGAGGCGGTGGGCTGTCCCGCAATCTGCAGGCCGGCCTGAAAATCACGTGCAGCTTGCTCGTCCTTGTCGCCATCCACCAGGACACGGCCCAGCACCCAGACCAGGTCGGTGGGACTGTGGATAGGCGTTGTGCCTGCTGGCGCGTCGGCGTCGCTGCCACTGGGGCCTATGATTGCGAAGCGCTCGCCATCCAGAGCCGTGTTGCGTGTGCCGATGTTGTGAAAGTTGTTGGTGTAGACATCCATCAACTCCAGCACAAAGTAACGCCCGGTCTGGGGGCGCACCGTGATGACGATCGGCCCCTGGCGCAAATCCAGCCATGCATTGCTGTAGAGCAGGTCATTGGCAGGCGTGACAATGTCACGATCGCGGTCCGTCCAGCGCTCGCGACTGTGACCGAATTGGTTGAATGGTGCCCGCCCGTAGGCAGGCTGCCCTGGCGAGGTCTGCACATGGCATGTACGCAAAGCTTCAAGCAGCGGGTAGCCGGCAACAATGGCCGGTATCACCGCATGCGCCGTCCAGGCCGCTTGCGGGCTGCTGAACTCCTGGGTAAGAAAATTCGTGCCCATCATTAGTCGACCTTTGCACCACTTTGCTGAACAAGGCGCGCCCAGGTCACCATGTCTGCCCGCCATTGCTCGTTGAATTCCGCGCGCGAGTTGGGCACCGCATCCAGGCCCAGATCATGGAGGCGAGCTTTCAGCTCGGGTTGGCGCATGACGCGCTCTGCTGCCAGAGCTATTTTTTGCGCTTCGGCCTCTGGCATGCGTGCCGGCCCAAACAGACCGAACCAGCTATCGGTATCGAAGGCGATGCCGCTTTCCTTGAAGGTGGGAGCCTGGGGCAGGGCAGAGGTTCGCCTGGAGCCTGCCACCGCCAGAACCTTGATCTTCCCACCGCGGATGTGCGGCAGTGCAGCGGCAACGTCCAGCATGCCGACCTGAATTTGCCCGCCAATCAAATCCTGAAGCAGCGGAGCCACGCCTTTGTAGGGCACATGCTCCATAGGAATACCGGCCAGCGAACGAAGGCTCTCCGCCGCCAGGTGCCCGCCCGAGCCGTTACCCCATGAGCCATACAGCACCGGTGTTTTTGTGCGTTTCGCCAGAGCCACCAGCTCTGTAACGGTATTTGCCGGGTAGCCCGGGTGGGCCACCAGGATGTTTCCGGTCTGGGCAATGCGGGCCAAGGCGGTGAAATCCTTGGCGGTGTCGTAACGCAAGCCCTTGAGTAGCGAGGGCGCAATCGCCATGGTGCCTGTAATACCGAGCAGCAATGTCCGGCCATCCGGTGTGGCTCTTGCGGCCTGTGCTGCACCGATGGTCCCGGTCGCGCCGCCAATGTTTTCCACTATCACCGTGGTATTTAATTCCTTGCCTAGGCTCTCGGCCATCAAACGACCCACGACGTCGGTTCCGCCACCTGCCGGAAAAGGAACGATGAGTCGAATCGCTTGCTCAGCAGCAAAGATGCTTTGCCATGGCGCTGCGGCCAGCAGGGCTGCGGCTGCAAGCAGGCTGCGACGTTTCGGATGCTGGTTGTTTTGCATAGGTGCTGTCTCCTTGGCTGATCACTCAGAGGTCTTTGAAACTCACGACGGCATCCGCTGCGGCCACGCCTTCGGCCGTCACCATCAGCGGGTTGATTTCAAGCATGGCCAGGCGTGGCCCCAATGCGGCAGCCAGTTCGCCAAAGCGCACAACCGTGTCCACCAGAGGCTGGGCATCCACGATAGGGCGGCCGCGCCAGCCCCCCAGCAACTTGAGAATGCCGAATTCCTCCAGGCAAGTTCGTACTCGTGCTTCCGAGGTGGGGGCCATTAAAACGGCTGTGCGGGCATGCAACTCAACCGCCACTCCGCCTTGGCCCAGCACCATCACCGTGCCGAAAACCGGATCGAAACGAGCACCCAGCATCACCTCTGCCAGGGGG
Protein-coding sequences here:
- a CDS encoding DUF1254 domain-containing protein, encoding MMGTNFLTQEFSSPQAAWTAHAVIPAIVAGYPLLEALRTCHVQTSPGQPAYGRAPFNQFGHSRERWTDRDRDIVTPANDLLYSNAWLDLRQGPIVITVRPQTGRYFVLELMDVYTNNFHNIGTRNTALDGERFAIIGPSGSDADAPAGTTPIHSPTDLVWVLGRVLVDGDKDEQAARDFQAGLQIAGQPTASAPPSVALWQSGGEPVLDFLCNLARALDDFAPPASQRGVFELLRNANLRLSPDGALGELRPATMEGLRAAYRAAMQMIDGAGRAASKAPWRYSTRLGRYGDDLMLRASTAWKGLGALAADEAIYAVTDYDDRGELLTGEHVYRLHFDDGGRIPADAFWSITLYGEDRYLAPNALRRHALGNRSPLVRNDDGSLTLHIAHQQPSGPAENWLPAPSGGFYLILRLYHPQPAFLSGSYCLPPLERIS
- a CDS encoding tripartite tricarboxylate transporter substrate binding protein, producing the protein MQNNQHPKRRSLLAAAALLAAAPWQSIFAAEQAIRLIVPFPAGGGTDVVGRLMAESLGKELNTTVIVENIGGATGTIGAAQAARATPDGRTLLLGITGTMAIAPSLLKGLRYDTAKDFTALARIAQTGNILVAHPGYPANTVTELVALAKRTKTPVLYGSWGNGSGGHLAAESLRSLAGIPMEHVPYKGVAPLLQDLIGGQIQVGMLDVAAALPHIRGGKIKVLAVAGSRRTSALPQAPTFKESGIAFDTDSWFGLFGPARMPEAEAQKIALAAERVMRQPELKARLHDLGLDAVPNSRAEFNEQWRADMVTWARLVQQSGAKVD